In Gasterosteus aculeatus chromosome 15, fGasAcu3.hap1.1, whole genome shotgun sequence, a single genomic region encodes these proteins:
- the spdya gene encoding speedy protein A — MMKLTRGRCQASPPVTVGVKPGSSHSLQTRRGLRPRRANRQDAKSQAGPRREEMFRAQKTMPPTIVIQRQEMSSFFRLLDDDVIHDFLWMDYCCKLTDKYLLAMTFVYFKRACFTIAQYTRKNFFIALYLANTMEEDEEEGKYEIFPWALGKHWRKQFPRFLKQRDMFWARVEYRAAVSRRCCEEVMDIVPSHLAWQRERSEHHSGAQRQYGERDHTRIPRGPFASPVPCSLCKRGAASDQGPGSAASPSRGSSNTNHAFPQPFNFALSLEVTPPRAAACLRRAAEAKYQTHPSVCCGEESPCGSTYDPSMDWMCE, encoded by the exons ATGATGAAGCTCACACGCGGCCGGTGCCAGGCTTCTCCCCCGGTCACTGTTGGGGTGAAACCCGGCAGCTCGCACTCCCTCCAGACCAGGAGAGGTCTCCGGCCCAGAAGAGCCAACCGCCAAGACGCGAAGAGCCAGGCGGGCCCGCGTCGGGAGGAGATGTTCCGGGCCCAAAAGACCATGCCCCCAACCATTGTCATCCAGCGGCAGGAGATGTCCTCTTTCTTCAGACTTCTGG ACGATGACGTGATCCATGACTTTCTGTGGATGGACTATTGTTGTAAATTGACTGACAAG TACCTTCTGGCTATGACCTTTGTGTACTTCAAACGGGCCTGCTTCACTATCGCCCAATACACCAGGAAGAATTTTTTCATCGCACT GTATCTTGCAAACACcatggaggaggacgaagaggagggcAAGTATGAGATTTTTCCATGGGCACTTGGGAAGCACTGGAGGAAGCAGTTTCCCCGCTTCCTCAAGCAGCGAGACATGTTTTGGGCTCGCGTTGAGTACCGAGCTGCTGTCAGCAGGCGCTGCTGTGAAGAG gTGATGGACATTGTGCCGTCTCACCTAGCTTGGCAGCGTGAGCGGTCAGAGCACCACAGCGGCGCCCAGCGGCAGTACGGGGAGCGGGACCACACCCGCATCCCCCGCGGGCCCTTTGCCTCCCCGGTCCCCTGTTCCCTCTGCAAACGTGGCGCTGCGTCGGATCAGGGTCCGGGCTCTGCAGCTTCTCCCTCCAGAGGCTCTTCGAACACAAACCACGCCTTTCCCCAACCGTTCAACTTCGCACTGAGCTTGGAGGTCACCCCGCCCAGGGCTGCAGCCTGTCTCAGGAGGGCGGCGGAGGCTAAATACCAGACGCACCCTTCCGTCTGTTGTG GGGAAGAGTCGCCATGCGGGTCCACGTACGACCCGTCCATGGACTGGATGTGTGAGTAG
- the pcare1 gene encoding photoreceptor cilium actin regulator: protein MGCSPSKGNHFGTLGTTGKERMLPPAPQGSIRDSHFEVVEDRNLMRSTEWDTTERKAAGQRDVLQKEAHSTPQENVTELDPEAGHMGTLGSQGNDNNAVSKRKDKNSDMKAATEKKPGRKAKRITRGNKGLKKKDKQKPAEEKVDFPEPLVKAHQAAYAFLNPSINKYDFLLGLLEQATQTQVSVQTMVAFTALRYEEMIQGLEEMADEGEKLLKENGEHLAWPSQIENLSSSPHLKSASANIEPPPDLLQQLLQYTTQRMRNVSQTVARIGECALEEAVGYFSSVSELLEEKMKVKRAVETRLMRLLSCIEMASLRKPGPEDSALFSEDSGIGAESESLAGSERRLRRESCVSTGTNRTTPVSSIGYNSTDIRPGVSKQKYTNQISSSVSLTSLNSLGSTCTILDNYQRDSVLGSVSLDYGEEEDYDEEEEELNRGMEDVGIRKQSNSSTVDREQQCPRRLPPKRMENPQNVEMTLKMKKAISGRIQFVPSQNASAKTKAGGCPKASRRQWMEEEERSPRRPQTTAPIRKAVVKKTAVPRERRSQSAESLRSKGEDPTLLELERTQKDLNVRLQRMSKSKAGGNMKTAPVKQNQGTSPAQSPAVHRKHPSLQKNSNPQPPNDQIGLTSCKSKKQEAASDVEKDKPTVKKAAKGPIKATPPPSPPASPRPSSGLYRGRNSVKRLIDTFSQGIEDLEDLKIVGPLKGVRKCGVPVLPGLGNVEAVLSSRITSCRPDSTPSEKNNDLDLESLPPPPLEVLMDTSFESAQSLLTFIADEAAPKPVNSPLLKRAAVSQRLRASVRSVTVLPSKGGLQPTSKVISPCRADQPHVSALSKFNQPEVQLEADPRKEKDSLYQQDKKILYLRQSSVLQRLLKADVSTTPSASSEESADIQNCGDFSVPGCNTVVSTVPPHSVVRGQPFATSPVNRGRMLPSTPSTPSNLHGRLPSPRSFKKQPTSPPPASPPVNRKLPTPPAFQGRLPSPPVTKQNILNSNSSSYPFKAPSPPASPKVQRWSRENSTEDLSSVRKINNARSVFCPASPSLFEAHPCPIPRPPQAWTSSGVSFLLRSWGSRGRFPVAGQGPRPFIRRSHSDQRPSLSFPPRSQAVSVAETCGSEPSICSQGLDDEPTRAEEFWGSQSNLRATLRSASQPDLCVIGQAFHRD, encoded by the exons ATGGGTTGCTCACCATCCAAAGGTAACCATTTTGGGACTCTGGGTACCACGGGTAAGGAGAGAATGCTTCCCCCTGCACCTCAAGGGAGCATCAGAGATTCTCATTTTGAAGTTGTTGAGGATCGCAATTTGATGAGATCAACGGAATGGGATACAACGGAGAGAAAGGCTGCTGGACAAAGAGATGTACTTCAGAAAGAGGCTCATTCGACACCACAGGAAAATGTAACTGAGCTAGACCCTGAAGCAGGACACATGGGTACACTTGGGAGTCAAGGAAATGACAACAATGCagtttcaaaaagaaaagacaaaaattcTGACATGAAGGCGGCAACAGAAAAGAAGCCTGgcagaaaagccaaaagaaTTACTAGAGGTAATAAGGGGcttaaaaagaaagacaaacagaaaccGGCAGAAGAGAAAGTGGACTTCCCTGAACCTTTGGTTAAAGCTCACCAAGCTGCTTATGCCTTTTTGAATCCAAGCATAAACAAATATGACTTTCTACTGGGACTTTTGGAACAAGCGACCCAAACACAGGTGTCTGTGCAGACCATGGTTGCTTTCACGGCTCTACGCTACGAGGAAATGATTCAGGGACTGGAAGAGATGGCAGATGAGGGagaaaaacttttaaaagaaaatggagaACATCTTGCCTGGCCAAGTCAAATTGAAAACCTCTCATCTTCTCCACATTTGAAGTCTGCCTCTGCTAATATTGAGCCCCCACCAGATTTGTTGCAGCAGCTGCTTCAGTACACCACACAGAGAATGCGAAATGTGAGCCAGACTGTGGCCAGAATTGGGGAGTGTGCATTGGAGGAGGCAGTGGGATACTTTTCCTCTGTCTCAGAGCTTTTAGAGGAGAAAATGAAAGTCAAACGTGCAGTGGAGACTAGGCTAATGCGACTCTTATCTTGTATTGAAATGGCCTCTCTGCGTAAGCCCGGACCAGAGGATTCGGCTCTCTTTAGTGAGGACAGTGGAATTGGAGCTGAGAGTGAATCCCTTGCGGGGTCTGAAAGACGCCTTAGACGAGAGAGTTGTGTGTCCACAGGGACAAATAGAACTACACCTGTCAGTTCCATTGGATACAATTCCACGGACATTAGGCCAGGAGTATCAAAACAAAAGTATACAAATCAAATAAGTTCAAGTGTTTCCCTCACCTCACTCAACTCATTAGGTTCCACATGTACTATATTGGACAATTACCAAAGAGACTCAGTGCTAGGATCAGTTTCCTTAGATTATGGGGAGGAAGAAGActatgatgaggaggaggaggaactgaaCAGGGGCATGGAAGATGTAGGGATTAGAAAGCAATCAAATTCTTCAACTGTAGACCGTGAACAACAATGTCCTCGCCGCCTGCCTCCAAAGCGCATGGAGAATCCTCAGAATGTAGAAATGactcttaaaatgaaaaaggcaATTAGTGGAAGGATACAGTTCGTCCCATCACAGAATGCTAGTGCTAAAACAAAGGCAGGTGGCTGCCCAAAAGCAAGTAGACGCcagtggatggaggaggaggaacgctCTCCAAGGAGACCTCAAACAACAGCACCTATCCGGAAGGCGGTAGTAAAAAAGACGGCAGTGCCTCGAGAGCGACGTTCCCAGTCAGCAGAATCATTGCGGAGCAAAGGTGAAGATCCTACTCTTCTTGAACTAGAGAGGACCCAAAAGGATTTAAACGTGAGGTTACAAAGGATGAGTAAAAGCAAGGCAGGTGGGAATATGAAGACAGCTCCAGTGAAACAAAATCAAGGAACCTCACCAGCACAATCTCCAGCAGTACATCGCAAGCATCCCTCACTACAGAAGAACAGCAATCCCCAACCACCCAATGACCAAATAGGCCTTACAagttgtaaaagtaaaaaacaggaGGCAGCTAGTGATGTGGAAAAGGATAAACCTACGGTTAAGAAAGCAGCCAAGGGCCCAATAAAAGCGACCCCACCTCCCAGCCCTCCTGCATCACCACGACCATCTTCAGGGCTGTACAGAGGCAGGAACTCAGTCAAAAGACTGATTGATACATTTAGCCAAGGAATAGAGGATCTAGAAGATCTTAAAATTGTGGGGCCCCTAAAAGGAGTACGGAAGTGTGGCGTTCCTGTGTTACCTGGTTTAGGGAATGTGGAAGCCGTGCTCAGTAGTAGGATAACCAGCTGTAGACCTGACTCTACTCCATCTGAGAAAAACAATGATTTAGATCTAGAGagtcttcctccacctccattgGAAGTATTAATGGACACTTCATTCGAAAGTGCCCAAAGTCTTTTAACTTTCATAGCAGATGAAGCGGCGCCAAAACCTGTAAATTCACCTTTATTAAAAAGGGCTGCAGTATCGCAACGACTGAGGGCTTCAGTTAGGTCAGTGACGGTGCTGCCAAGTAAAGGAGGCCTGCAACCAACTTCTAAAGTTATTTCCCCTTGTAGAGCGGACCAACCACATGTATCTGCTCTGTCAAAGTTCAATCAACCAGAAGTCCAGTTGGAGGCAGACCCAAGGAAGGAAAAGGATTCCTTGTACCAACAAGACAAAAAGATCTTATACCTAAGACAATCTTCAGTCTTACAGAGATTGTTAAAAGCTGATGTATCAACAACTCCGTCTGCCAGTTCAGAAGAATCAGCAGACATACAAAATTGTGGCGACTTCTCAGTGCCTGGATGTAACACCGTAGTGTCTACAGTGCCTCCTCATTCTGTGGTCAGAGGCCAACCATTTGCCACATCACCTGTGAATAGAGGGCGAATGTTACCCTCTACACCTTCTACGCCAAGCAATCTACATGGAAGACTTCCCAGTCCCCGAAGCTTCAAAAAGCAACCTacttcacctcctccagccaGCCCCCCTGTTAACAGGAAACTTCCCACACCGCCAGCGTTTCAGGGGAGACTCCCCAGCCCCCCTGTCACAAAGCAGAATATTTTAAACTCGAACTCCTCCTCCTACCCTTTCAAAGCTCCATCTCCCCCAGCCTCACCAAAAGTACAAAGATGGTCAAGGGAGAACAGCACTGAAGATCTATCTAGTGTTCGGAAGATCAATAACGCACGTTCAGTCTTCTGCCCTGCATCGCCATCCTTGTTTGAGGCCCATCCATGTCCAATTCCTCGACCCCCTCAAGCGTGGACCTCTTCTGGGGTCTCCTTTCTCTTGCGTTCTTGGGGGAGTCGTGGGAGGTTTCCTGTAGCTGGTCAAGGACCTCGACCCTTCATCCGACGAAGCCATTCGGATCAGAGGCCAAGCTTGAGTTTTCCACCAAGATCGCAAGCCGTCTCAGTGGCTGAGACATGTGGGAGTGAGCCATCGATATGCTCACAGGG GCTGGACGATGAACCAACCAGGGCCGAAGAATTTTGGGGAAGCCAATCAAACCTGAGAGCAACTCTACGCTCGGCATCCCAGCCGGACCTATGCGTTATCGGACAGGCCTTTCACAGAGACTAA
- the trmt61b gene encoding tRNA (adenine(58)-N(1))-methyltransferase, mitochondrial, whose protein sequence is MAAQMPSAGMARVHRLLKIGTSCQRRLRCKDTIAFSTCSVKCNASQGDSSDSPPSTGLASGSALLSRGRRPLSPLERISSLLAQEALSPEVLQLRERDHLDPEEDVNVRLSGTQGEESGATPEDDPESPRASDAAVVTSAWPPLAPGELLVAEHRRKGRVEFRKMFELQTGARLGSSWGVIPHDDVAGRPAGSFVKTSRGVSILVRRASLEDYVLYMRRGPAIAYPKDASAMLMMMDVTEGDCVLESGSGSGAMSLFLSRAVGCKGSVLSVEVREDHHKRSVQNYKRWRASWSVRRGEEWPDNVRFHTGDLCEASPLLAAHGFHAVALDLPYPQLVLPTVVPHLHPGAVCAVYLANITQVIDLLEGLRCLPLPLLCERIVEVPIRDWLVAPALQKDGRHCVRRDPTLGRDQGEEANAEETSKEEQPAFGSIPYLARPHPAQMSHTAFLVKLRKCVR, encoded by the exons ATGGCTGCGCAGATGCCCTCAGCGGGAATGGCGCGCGTGCATAGACTGCTGAAGATCGGCACGTCCTGTCAAAGACGTCTCCGATGTAAGGACACAATCGCGTTTTCAACCTGTTCCGTTAAGTGTAACGCGAGCCAGGGAGACAGCTCGGACTCGCCCCCAAGTACTGGGCTCGCATCCGGGTCAGCACTGCTGTCCAGAGGGAGACGACCCCTGTCCCCCCTGGAGAGGATCAGCAGCCTGCTGGCCCAGGAAGCCCTGAGCCCCGAGGTGCTCCAGCTGAGGGAGCGCGACCACCTGGACCCGGAGGAAGACGTGAACGTCCGGCTGTCGGGCACGCAAGGGGAGGAAAGCGGGGCAACCCCTGAAGATGACCCCGAGAGCCCGCGCGCATCAGACGCGGCCGTGGTGACGAGCGCGTGGCCGCCGCTCGCCCCCGGGGAGCTGCTCGTCGCCGAGCATCGCAGGAAGGGCCGCGTGGAGTTCAGGAAGATGTTTGAGCTTCAGACCGGGGCGCGCCTGGGGAGCAGCTGGGGGGTGATCCCGCACGACGACGTGGCCGGGCGGCCCGCGGGCAGCTTCGTGAAGACGAGCAGGGGCGTCAGCATCCTCGTGCGCCGGGCCAGCCTGGAGGACTACGTGCTGTACATGAGGAGGGGCCCGGCCATCGCCTACCCAAAG GATGCCAGCGCCATGCTCATGATGATGGACGTCACGGAGGGAGACTGCGTGCTGGAGTCGGGATCGGGGTCCGGGGCCATGTCTCTGTTCCTGTCCAGAGCAG tcggCTGTAAGGGAAGCGTCCTGAGCGTGGAGGTCAGGGAGGACCACCACAAGAGGTCAGTGCAGAACTACAAGCGCTGGAGGGCGTCGTGGAGCGTGCGGCGAGGCGAGGAGTGGCCCGACAACGTCCGCTTTCACACAGGTGACCTCTGCGAGGCCTCGCCGCTCCTCGCCGCTCATGGATTCCACGCG GTGGCTCTCGACCTGCCTTACCCTCAGCTGGTTCTACCCACCGTGGTTCCGCACCTGCACCCCGGGGCCGTGTGTGCGGTCTACCTCGCCAA CATAACACAGGTCATCGACCTGCTGGAGGGGCTTCGGTGTCTGCCGTTGCCGCTGCTGTGCGAACGCATCGTGGAGGTTCCCATCAGGGACTGGCTGGTGGCGCCGGCCCTCCAAAAGGACGGGAGGCACTGCGTCAGGAGGGATCCCACCCTGGGCCGAGACCAGGGGGAGGAGGCCAACGCAG AGGAGACGAGCAAAGAGGAACAGCCGGCCTTCGGGAGCATTCCCTATTTAGCCAGACCTCACCCCGCACAGATGAGCCACACAG CGTTCCTGGTGAAACTGAGGAAGTGTGTGCGGTAA
- the wdr43 gene encoding WD repeat-containing protein 43: MAAETSSSSLQLPCVFSPQSRQYLALCAQDGRLRIWNTDSKTLHQEYVPSAHLSATCICIAWGPCRTVKEGPQRKKRKSEVVLGEEKADLLAMGTAAGSVLIYSTVKGVLHCTLDGGHSGGVNCVQWHPKDSLLYSGSDDTYIIEWDLQTGKARSKWKADRAAVTSLCVSPDGKLLLSAGHIIKMWDLDTKEVYRKFTGHSTAVTTLRFATTRPPDSNGLYFLSGAAHDRLLSVWQVREDGKDKNSVVSFTLTDEPQHIDLVASNNKEEAVRLAVVCKDGQLHLFEHFLNGPCKKPLSPMCSVQMSDTKDSPVPIPMLAAALAAGTRAVLLGYGTHLQPVMEKLEINTAERHVCLTRDVQTSMSISLETAVSKVKTPFVGDKSRVLAPGLPGHQAPVKGTTQGSEKRKKGTETREMSIAERLGEIDLSAVSTEKGAPKGTATLQTDNFAVLLLQGLESNDADILNKVFQTRKEMVIKKTVARLPLPAILPLMEVITKRLQGHPIAATLMVRWLRAVLMHHTSYLASLPDLVTQLGVLYHMIESRVKTFNKLTKLNGKLYLLATQVARSDCSSSADVDHKAKLVYEEESSDDEASGDEGLPDNDSDNWEEEEAMEEDKDPDSKGDSKANGEEDMERGNESEEE; the protein is encoded by the exons ATGGCGGCCGAAACTAGCAGCTCCTCGCTGCAGCTACCCTGCGTTTTTTCACCACAATCTCGACAGTACCTGGCGTTGTGTGCCCAGGATGGCAGACTTCGTATTTGGAACACAGATAGTAAAACACTTCACCAAGAATACGTGCCTTCTGCCCATTTGAGTGCCACTTGCATCTGCATAGCCTGGGGACCATGCCGGACAGTCAAG GAGGGGcctcagaggaagaagaggaaatcGGAGGTGGTGCTGGGGGAGGAGAAGGCAGACCTGTTGGCGATGGGCACAGCAGCAGGCAGTGTCCTCATTTACAGTACAGTGAAGGGAGTCCTGCACTGCACGCTG GATGGAGGCCACAGCGGAGGGGTTAATTGTGTCCAGTGGCACCCTAAAGACAGTTTATTATACAGTGGTTCCGATGATACATACATCATAGAGTGGGACCTGCAGACGGGCAAGGCGAGAAG TAAGTGGAAGGCGGACCGTGCAGCAGTGACCAGTCTGTGTGTGAGCCCAGACGGCAAACTGCTGCTCTCAGCTGGTCATATAATCAAGATGTGGGACTTGGACACCAAAGAGGTTTACAGG AAGTTCACAGGCCACTCCACGGCCGTGACAACCCTGCGCTTTGCCACCACGCGACCACCCGACAGCAACGGCCTTTACTTCCTGTCCGGCGCGGCACACGACCGGCTGCTCAGTGTCTG GCAAGTACGAGAAGACGGAAAGGACAAGAACTCTGTGGTGTCCTTCACGCTGACCGACGAGCCTCAGCACATCGACCTTGTCGCGTCAAACAATAAGGAAGAG GCGGTGAGGCTGGCGGTGGTGTGTAAGGATGGCCAGCTACATCTCTTCGAGCACTTTTTAAATGG TCCCTGTAAGAAGCCGTTGTCACCCATGTGTTCGGTGCAGATGTCCGACACAAAGGACTCCCCGGTGCCAATTCCAATGTTGGCTGCTGCCCTCGCAGCCGGTACGCGGGCAGTGCTGCTTGGCTACGGCACCCACCTGCAGCCTGTGATGGAGAAGCTG GAGATCAACACAGCAGAGAGACATGTGTGTTTGACCCGGGATGTCCAGACCAGCATGTCAATTTCCTTGGAAACTGCTGTCTCCAAG gtgAAAACCCCTTTTGTCGGCGACAAGAGCAGAGTGTTGGCCCCGGGGCTTCCTGGTCACCAAGCCCCCGTCAAGGGAACCACACAGGGAtcagagaagaggaaaaaaggcaCAGAAACCAGAGAG ATGTCAATAGCAGAGCGACTCGGGGAAATCGATCTGTCTGCAGTCTCCACCGAGAAGGGGGCTCCTAAAGGAACGGCGACTTTGCAAACTGACAACTTtgcggtgctgctgctgcagggcctGGAGAGCAACGACGCCGACATCCTCAAT AAAGTTTTCCAGACTCGTAAAGAGATGGTGATAAAGAAGACCGTTGCTCGGTTACCCCTCCCTGCTATTTTACCTTTGATGGAAGTG ATTACAAAGCGGCTCCAAGGGCACCCCATAGC GGCCACTTTAATGGTGCGGTGGCTCAGGGCTGTGCTAATGCACCACACATCATACCTGGCATCG CTGCCAGACCTGGTTACCCAGCTGGGAGTGCTTTATCACATGATCGAGAGCCGAGTGAAGACGTTCAACAAGCTAACAAAGCTAAACGGGAAACTCTATCTGCTAGCGACACAG GTGGCGAGAagtgactgcagcagcagcgcggaTGTTGATCACAAAGCAAAGCTGGTGTATGAAgaag AATCATCTGACGACGAGGCCTCTGGTGACGAAGGTCTCCCCGACAACGACTCAGAT aactgggaggaagaggaggctatGGAGGAAGACAAAGATCCAGACAGCAAAGGGGATTCCAAAGCGAACGGAGAGGAAGACATGGAGCGCGGGAACGAGAGCGAAGAGGAGTGA